One genomic window of Bradyrhizobium sp. CCGE-LA001 includes the following:
- a CDS encoding HWE histidine kinase domain-containing protein, with protein MDHEKVNILLVDDQPAKLLAYEVILKDLGENLVIASSGREALEVLLKTEIAVILVDVCMPELDGFELAAMIREHPRFQKTAMIFISAIQVSDIDRLRGYEMGAVDYVPVPVVPEVLRAKIKVFSELYRKTRELERLNQELEDRVRARTAELENSTAKLRESEQRRSMAIAAGKMGSWDWDWITGDWMWDEGQYRIFGVSPESFEVNPANVQALLHPDDVDQLRKAIAEFNSGTRAYETEFRIVRPDGEIRWCVGTAAATIDANGRVVRVSGVTVDITERKRAEERQNLLAREVDHRAKNALALAQSIVRLTRADEVKAYVNAVEGRINALARVHTILSLSSWQGAELSKLIEEELAPYSLGGQIRLAGPEVQLLPATAQTLALALHELFTNSAKYGALSTRSGRLMIAWKAEDDRLTLTWEESGGPLVRTPKSRGFGTRSLLASVESQLGGQAQFDWRAEGLLCRLEVPLTRKTAASPAPGKFDAAAAAELQRASG; from the coding sequence ATGGACCACGAAAAGGTCAACATCCTGCTCGTCGACGACCAGCCCGCCAAGCTGCTCGCCTATGAGGTGATATTGAAGGACCTCGGCGAGAACCTCGTGATCGCCTCGTCCGGCCGCGAGGCGCTGGAAGTTCTGCTCAAGACCGAGATCGCGGTGATCCTGGTCGACGTCTGCATGCCCGAGCTCGACGGCTTCGAGCTCGCCGCGATGATCCGCGAGCATCCGCGCTTCCAGAAGACCGCGATGATCTTCATCTCCGCCATTCAGGTCAGCGACATCGATCGATTGCGTGGTTACGAGATGGGCGCGGTCGATTACGTTCCGGTGCCGGTCGTGCCCGAGGTGCTGCGCGCCAAGATCAAGGTGTTCTCTGAACTCTATCGCAAGACGCGCGAGCTCGAGCGACTGAACCAGGAGCTCGAAGACCGCGTCCGCGCACGCACCGCCGAGCTGGAAAACTCCACCGCCAAGCTGCGCGAAAGCGAGCAGCGCCGCAGCATGGCGATCGCCGCCGGCAAGATGGGCTCGTGGGATTGGGACTGGATCACCGGCGACTGGATGTGGGACGAGGGGCAATATCGCATTTTCGGCGTCAGTCCGGAGAGCTTCGAGGTCAATCCGGCCAACGTCCAGGCGTTGCTGCATCCCGATGACGTCGACCAGTTGCGCAAGGCGATCGCCGAATTCAACAGCGGCACGCGCGCCTATGAAACCGAATTCCGGATCGTGCGGCCCGACGGCGAGATACGCTGGTGCGTCGGCACGGCGGCCGCCACGATAGATGCCAACGGCCGCGTGGTGCGGGTGAGCGGCGTCACCGTGGACATCACGGAACGCAAGCGCGCCGAGGAGCGGCAGAATCTCCTCGCGCGGGAAGTCGATCATCGCGCCAAGAATGCGCTGGCGCTGGCGCAATCGATCGTGCGCCTTACCCGGGCCGACGAGGTCAAGGCCTATGTCAATGCCGTCGAGGGGCGCATCAATGCGCTGGCGCGCGTGCACACCATCCTGTCACTGTCGAGCTGGCAAGGCGCCGAGCTCTCCAAGCTGATCGAGGAGGAGCTTGCGCCCTATTCGCTGGGCGGCCAGATCAGGTTGGCAGGCCCCGAAGTTCAGTTGCTGCCGGCGACCGCCCAGACGCTGGCGCTCGCTCTGCACGAGCTCTTCACCAACTCGGCCAAATATGGTGCGTTGTCGACGCGGTCGGGGCGTCTCATGATCGCCTGGAAGGCCGAGGACGACCGCCTCACGCTGACCTGGGAGGAATCCGGCGGCCCGCTGGTCAGGACGCCGAAATCCCGCGGCTTCGGAACGCGGAGCCTGCTTGCGAGCGTCGAGTCCCAGCTCGGCGGACAGGCGCAATTCGATTGGCGTGCCGAGGGCCTGTTGTGCCGCCTGGAGGTGCCGTTGACACGCAAGACCGCGGCGAGCCCCGCACCCGGCAAGTTCGATGCCGCAGCTGCGGCCGAATTGCAGCGCGCCTCCGGCTAG
- a CDS encoding DUF3072 domain-containing protein, which translates to MQVQAKYNARVFLSEQMTRAQGLRLKRLSEEAYQPAQYARDLSSAEAARRIEVLEAEIELANSF; encoded by the coding sequence ATGCAGGTTCAGGCCAAATATAACGCCAGGGTTTTCCTGAGCGAGCAGATGACCCGGGCGCAGGGGCTGAGATTGAAGCGGCTCAGCGAAGAGGCGTATCAGCCGGCACAATATGCACGCGATCTGTCCTCAGCCGAGGCTGCGCGGCGCATCGAGGTGCTGGAAGCCGAGATCGAGCTGGCGAATTCGTTCTAG
- a CDS encoding DUF6496 domain-containing protein: MARKAKKRRYSRSSGSDVESEMRRYKKGTAKSGRGGRGGRVKSRKQAIAIGLSKARKKGKKVPKKASKRKTSKKKTAKKSSKSKKSSRKTSKRKSAKRSR, from the coding sequence ATGGCACGCAAGGCAAAGAAGCGCCGCTACTCACGCAGCTCCGGCAGCGACGTCGAAAGCGAGATGCGGCGCTACAAGAAGGGGACCGCGAAGAGCGGGCGTGGCGGTCGCGGCGGTCGCGTGAAGAGCCGCAAGCAGGCGATCGCGATCGGACTGTCGAAGGCCCGCAAGAAGGGCAAGAAGGTCCCGAAGAAGGCGTCCAAGCGGAAGACGTCCAAGAAGAAGACAGCCAAGAAATCTTCCAAGAGCAAGAAATCTTCCAGGAAGACGTCGAAGCGGAAGTCCGCCAAGCGCTCGCGCTGA